One Microbacterium sp. W4I20 DNA window includes the following coding sequences:
- a CDS encoding spermidine synthase: MGRTRSRDTEHPQARLDHGGIARIVPSEFTSGFELIVDDTPQSHVDLDDPTHLHFEYIVRMGAVIDQLPEGPLTAVHLGAGALTIPRYIDATRPGSRQQVIELEAPLAQLVREHLPLPKSAGIRIRIGDAREGVSRLPAALHAQCDLVVSDVYSGAQTPAHLTSIEFYRELSALLAPRGVLLVNVADGPGLAFARRQAATIAEVLPEIGILADTQVLKGRRFGNLVIAASAAPLPTEWLPRMLAAGPHPAKIAQGAEVQAFVQGARIVTDADAVASPRPNASLFLR; this comes from the coding sequence ATGGGCCGGACGCGATCGCGAGACACCGAGCATCCGCAGGCCCGGCTCGACCACGGCGGCATCGCCCGGATCGTGCCGTCCGAGTTCACCAGCGGCTTCGAGCTCATCGTCGACGACACCCCGCAGTCGCACGTCGACCTCGACGACCCGACGCACCTGCACTTCGAGTACATCGTGCGCATGGGTGCCGTCATCGACCAGCTTCCCGAGGGTCCGCTGACCGCCGTGCACCTGGGGGCGGGGGCCCTCACCATCCCCCGCTACATCGACGCCACCCGTCCGGGGTCGCGCCAGCAGGTCATCGAACTCGAGGCTCCGCTCGCGCAGCTCGTCCGCGAGCATCTCCCCTTGCCGAAGAGCGCGGGTATCCGCATCCGGATCGGCGATGCGCGCGAGGGCGTGTCCCGCCTGCCCGCCGCCCTGCACGCACAGTGCGATCTCGTCGTGTCGGACGTGTACTCGGGCGCGCAGACGCCTGCGCACCTGACCAGCATCGAGTTCTACCGCGAGCTGTCGGCCCTCCTCGCCCCGAGAGGCGTGCTGCTGGTCAACGTCGCCGACGGGCCGGGCTTGGCGTTCGCGCGGCGGCAGGCGGCCACGATCGCCGAGGTGCTGCCCGAGATCGGCATCCTCGCCGACACGCAGGTACTCAAGGGCCGCCGCTTCGGCAACCTCGTGATCGCCGCATCCGCCGCTCCCCTGCCGACCGAATGGCTGCCGCGCATGCTCGCCGCCGGTCCGCATCCCGCGAAGATCGCCCAGGGTGCGGAGGTGCAGGCCTTCGTGCAGGGTGCCCGGATCGTGACGGATGCCGACGCCGTGGCGTCGCCCCGACCCAACGCCTCGCTCTTCCTCCGCTGA
- a CDS encoding SprT-like domain-containing protein, which yields MAELDRVRIWGEALIRMHLDDSWSFDFDHAKRRAGLCDYTKKRITVSRYLAARFDDDEIHQVLLHEVAHAMAGHTAAHGAAWKRVARDIGYVGGTTHRGETAVELAPWVGRCPAGHVTYRHRRPTRATSCARCSRTFDQRHVFAWTRREITTDTRLAAQMSR from the coding sequence ATGGCGGAACTTGACCGTGTGCGCATCTGGGGCGAGGCACTGATCAGGATGCATCTCGATGACAGCTGGTCCTTCGACTTCGACCATGCGAAGCGCCGTGCCGGACTCTGCGACTACACGAAGAAGCGCATCACCGTGTCGCGATATCTCGCGGCGCGGTTCGACGATGACGAGATCCATCAGGTGCTGCTGCACGAGGTGGCGCACGCGATGGCCGGGCACACGGCGGCCCACGGTGCGGCGTGGAAGCGCGTCGCGCGCGACATCGGCTACGTCGGCGGCACCACGCATCGGGGTGAGACCGCGGTCGAACTCGCACCGTGGGTCGGCCGCTGCCCCGCCGGGCACGTGACGTATCGGCACCGTCGTCCGACGCGAGCCACATCCTGTGCACGATGCTCGCGCACGTTCGATCAACGGCACGTGTTCGCCTGGACGCGACGCGAGATCACGACCGACACCCGGCTCGCCGCGCAGATGTCGCGCTGA